In Candidatus Cloacimonadota bacterium, one DNA window encodes the following:
- a CDS encoding PDZ domain-containing protein — MKKIITFGLLVLLSALSLSAQEVEEEKEVIESKRYIMQLKGLDDINPQMSITMNSEQEAPDAAYFGLYLEDLTFPKAQELKYEGTIGVLVTGVVQDSPAWHHRLREDDIITQINGQDVTNFAGFEKIRKSLRAGDQISVAYFRAGKPESMDMTLGSRIKEVSEVTSPNLPGKKKISVGYGGGTWIPMWVDLEMDDINKIVAHDSLGFNKFRDDGLLQQGLGGKFSIGKGYFLGGQITWFEDTKKTQNKRDGMSDYQIYMRYENMLGGVTLDKRFPIVKNLIGSVGLMVGGSYHEMEFINTDANYDWADLPDTITDSNNTHFLLRKGYLNVQPRAEIMYRVLSWMGLRAEVGYTYGYSLTKDWRVRGLAGESFEVSGSPDTPFQGMTVTIGPWFGF, encoded by the coding sequence ATGAAGAAGATAATTACGTTTGGCTTACTAGTGCTACTCTCTGCACTCTCACTGAGTGCGCAAGAAGTTGAAGAAGAAAAGGAAGTAATTGAAAGTAAGCGCTATATTATGCAACTAAAGGGTTTGGACGACATAAACCCACAGATGTCCATCACAATGAACAGCGAACAGGAAGCACCCGATGCCGCATACTTTGGACTATATCTGGAAGACCTCACTTTCCCCAAGGCGCAAGAATTAAAATATGAAGGCACTATTGGAGTGCTTGTTACCGGTGTGGTACAAGATTCTCCTGCCTGGCATCACCGCTTGCGCGAGGATGATATCATTACCCAAATTAACGGACAGGATGTTACCAATTTTGCAGGGTTTGAGAAGATTCGCAAGTCACTGCGTGCCGGTGATCAAATCTCTGTGGCCTATTTTCGTGCAGGCAAACCGGAATCTATGGATATGACCTTGGGCAGCCGCATTAAAGAGGTTTCTGAAGTAACTTCGCCTAACCTGCCTGGAAAGAAGAAAATAAGTGTTGGCTATGGCGGTGGAACTTGGATTCCCATGTGGGTAGACCTGGAAATGGACGATATCAACAAGATCGTAGCGCATGATTCTTTAGGTTTCAACAAGTTCCGTGATGATGGCTTGTTACAACAAGGCTTAGGTGGCAAATTTTCCATTGGCAAAGGCTATTTTCTTGGTGGACAAATCACTTGGTTTGAAGACACTAAAAAGACCCAAAACAAACGAGATGGCATGAGCGACTATCAGATCTACATGAGATACGAGAACATGCTGGGCGGCGTTACTCTGGACAAACGCTTTCCCATCGTCAAAAACTTAATTGGCAGCGTAGGTTTAATGGTTGGTGGTTCTTACCACGAAATGGAGTTTATTAATACAGACGCAAATTACGATTGGGCAGATCTTCCGGACACAATTACCGATTCCAACAACACACACTTTCTTTTGCGGAAAGGCTATCTGAACGTTCAGCCCCGAGCCGAGATCATGTATCGTGTACTCTCCTGGATGGGTCTTCGTGCCGAAGTTGGCTACACTTATGGCTATTCTCTCACCAAAGATTGGCGTGTGCGAGGTTTAGCCGGAGAATCCTTTGAAGTTAGCGGATCTCCCGATACCCCCTTCCAAGGCATGACTGTTACTATAGGTCCTTGGTTCGGATTTTAG
- a CDS encoding M20/M25/M40 family metallo-hydrolase yields MKKSLLILILLCALALLGAETKYLAIIPFSAASNNRHKIQNLAQESAIIYYYNDQYAIVAFDKEQETNYEHIVYPNARENLYLIQSCDTVTIGSLESLGRTHILPGGDILFISSIGAVQLRSYTMDSFINLREHPLEIPKMRFSPNSMHETRQDLVQLSSMVSADSIQFFIQALQDMQTRYALADNRYAVASWIRDTFQRFGIQNAHLEEFTWNETQQYNVVATIEGSVYPDQYVVVGGHHDSITYADPMNFAPGADDNASGAVAAIETARVLMTAGYQPKCSIRFVTYAAEEFGLHGSHYNAQSSLESGDDIRLMINHDMIANDPNNLDLVRLMPYDGCLEQSEYASLLVAEYSSLTATYGSLNSHSSDSYSYWSRGYPVIYFFEQEFSPVYHSDQDIIDFIDPVYCAEVIKASIASSVSFANMPASVTDLAIHDNGDGSSLLISWQIPQDPEIDHVLVFIGTDDPEQSEAIAVYDANSYLATELQEAQTYNIAICTVDALGNQSYREYGSGIPYSVPLAPSSFSSTPIRYAVKLEWSPNREIDLAGYRLYRATDAGANFAWLTEQLLTDTSFIDTDVFGAPEQFYYYKVRAYDTDGNGGPFSNLSVSRPVTLDHGILIVDETSGGSGANIFVPTNADVDEYYSSVLQNFNTSSVDLEEISRDLRLYDLCIYSSIVWHAADISESLIPEETIAALEEFISLGGKFLYNGYFPSMAFESNNGYPSDFADDDLINRVFGISGVDYSVQARMNIANAEALDLPDLPLADYAGIPAFNNHILRIEGLSAAPGAEILYSYGSDYANDETAGVLNGSAVAIHHQYLLGKSLVLSFPLYLMAAQNVEDMLYELLHVRWAEPVSVDDLHSPTIGSLSIYGVYPNPFKESTLIQVKGLSSALASKLKIYNLRGQLVRSLEMPKAGEFAWDGCDSNGISVGSGIYFARVSQNGNQAQRKLIRIK; encoded by the coding sequence ATGAAGAAAAGCTTGCTGATTCTAATCCTACTCTGTGCTTTGGCTTTACTTGGCGCTGAGACCAAGTATTTGGCGATAATCCCATTTAGCGCAGCCAGTAATAACAGGCACAAAATACAGAATCTTGCCCAAGAAAGCGCAATAATATACTATTACAACGATCAGTATGCCATTGTTGCATTCGATAAAGAGCAAGAAACCAATTATGAACATATAGTTTATCCCAATGCCAGGGAGAACTTGTATCTTATTCAGAGCTGCGACACAGTAACTATTGGTAGCTTGGAATCATTGGGCAGAACTCACATTTTGCCTGGCGGTGATATCCTTTTTATCTCATCTATTGGTGCTGTGCAGTTACGTTCTTACACAATGGATTCTTTTATCAATCTACGTGAGCATCCTCTTGAAATCCCCAAAATGCGATTTAGCCCCAATTCCATGCATGAAACCAGGCAAGATTTAGTTCAACTAAGCTCGATGGTATCGGCGGATAGCATCCAATTCTTTATTCAGGCATTACAGGATATGCAAACCCGTTATGCTCTTGCGGATAATCGTTATGCTGTGGCGAGTTGGATTCGAGATACTTTCCAACGGTTTGGAATACAGAATGCGCATTTGGAAGAATTCACTTGGAACGAAACTCAGCAATACAATGTGGTGGCTACTATCGAAGGCTCAGTCTATCCCGATCAATATGTTGTAGTGGGTGGTCATCACGATTCGATCACATACGCAGATCCGATGAATTTTGCTCCCGGTGCAGATGATAACGCCTCTGGAGCTGTAGCAGCCATCGAAACCGCCCGAGTATTGATGACAGCAGGATATCAGCCCAAGTGCAGCATCCGCTTTGTTACTTATGCAGCCGAAGAATTTGGCTTGCATGGATCTCATTATAATGCTCAGAGCAGTCTGGAATCGGGAGATGATATTCGTTTGATGATCAATCACGACATGATCGCAAACGATCCCAACAATTTGGATCTGGTACGTTTGATGCCTTATGACGGATGCCTGGAACAAAGTGAATATGCAAGTTTATTAGTGGCAGAGTACAGTTCTCTAACGGCAACATACGGAAGCCTAAATAGCCACAGCAGCGATAGTTATTCCTATTGGAGCCGTGGATATCCTGTAATCTATTTCTTTGAGCAGGAATTTAGCCCCGTTTATCATAGCGATCAAGATATTATTGATTTTATAGATCCAGTCTATTGTGCAGAAGTAATTAAAGCATCTATAGCTAGCTCAGTAAGTTTTGCAAATATGCCGGCATCAGTCACAGATTTGGCAATTCACGATAACGGCGATGGCTCTTCGCTGTTGATCTCGTGGCAAATCCCCCAAGATCCTGAAATCGACCATGTTTTAGTATTTATCGGCACTGATGATCCGGAACAAAGTGAAGCGATTGCAGTATACGATGCCAACAGCTACCTCGCGACTGAGCTGCAGGAAGCTCAAACATATAACATCGCGATATGTACTGTAGATGCCTTGGGAAATCAGAGTTACCGCGAATATGGCTCCGGAATTCCCTACAGTGTTCCGCTGGCGCCCAGTTCTTTTTCTTCCACTCCGATACGCTATGCCGTCAAACTTGAATGGAGCCCTAATAGAGAAATTGACTTGGCAGGCTATAGACTATACCGTGCTACAGATGCGGGAGCAAATTTTGCTTGGCTTACAGAGCAACTACTTACCGATACGTCTTTTATCGATACAGATGTTTTCGGAGCACCCGAACAGTTTTATTATTATAAGGTTAGAGCTTATGATACCGATGGTAATGGAGGACCATTTAGCAATTTGTCAGTTTCGCGACCGGTGACTCTAGATCATGGAATTCTTATTGTTGATGAAACTAGCGGTGGCAGTGGTGCCAATATCTTTGTTCCCACAAATGCAGATGTGGATGAGTACTATTCTTCTGTGCTCCAAAACTTCAACACCAGCTCTGTCGATTTGGAAGAAATCAGCAGAGATCTGCGATTATACGACCTTTGCATTTATTCTTCAATAGTTTGGCATGCAGCCGACATTTCCGAATCATTGATTCCCGAAGAGACTATTGCGGCACTTGAGGAATTCATATCCTTGGGCGGGAAGTTCCTATATAATGGATATTTTCCCTCAATGGCGTTCGAATCTAACAACGGCTATCCCTCAGATTTTGCTGATGATGATCTAATCAACAGAGTATTTGGTATCTCCGGTGTGGATTACTCGGTACAAGCCAGAATGAATATTGCTAATGCCGAGGCCTTGGATTTGCCGGATCTCCCCTTGGCAGATTATGCCGGTATTCCTGCTTTTAATAACCATATTCTTCGTATTGAAGGACTTTCTGCCGCACCCGGGGCGGAAATTCTATACAGTTATGGATCAGATTACGCCAATGATGAGACCGCCGGGGTTTTGAACGGCAGTGCAGTAGCCATCCACCATCAATATCTTCTAGGTAAAAGCCTGGTCTTAAGTTTCCCCTTGTATCTAATGGCAGCGCAAAATGTTGAGGACATGCTTTACGAATTGCTGCATGTGCGTTGGGCGGAGCCTGTTAGTGTGGATGATCTTCATAGCCCAACGATAGGAAGCCTTAGTATCTATGGTGTGTATCCCAATCCCTTCAAAGAAAGTACTTTAATACAGGTGAAGGGACTAAGCTCTGCTTTGGCTTCGAAACTCAAAATCTACAATCTGCGCGGTCAGTTAGTGCGTTCTTTAGAAATGCCAAAAGCGGGAGAATTTGCTTGGGATGGCTGTGATAGCAATGGCATAAGCGTTGGCAGCGGTATCTATTTTGCCCGTGTGTCTCAGAATGGAAATCAGGCACAACGCAAGCTAATCCGGATCAAATAG